From a single Rosa rugosa chromosome 7, drRosRugo1.1, whole genome shotgun sequence genomic region:
- the LOC133723430 gene encoding pentatricopeptide repeat-containing protein At5g41170, mitochondrial-like has protein sequence MDLSLSLMPSPYPVSFKLVQTPSPYRSRYIRTQQGKLLTFTTLSCSARNLADKTHQTSPKDYGFHSHSEEPKLGFDEITRRLHVQSLVDKIRASHTRETSEILGIFEQDGCFRTISEFNDLLMALVVAKEFDIALSLYNQISSCCLVPDSSTFSIVITCYCEKNDLDEAKRVLVHMIENGFSPSVATMNFVIDSLCKKGRLQRALEVFEVMGRVGSKPTVQMYNCLLKGLCYVGRVEDAYEMLMKIKKGVVEPDIFTYTAVMDGFCKVGRTDEAMELLNEAVELGLIPDVVAFNTLFDGYCREGRAMEGLNVLKQMKERNCIPDYITYSTLLHGLLKWGKTRNALRIYKEMVEIGFEVDERLMNALVRGLCRRSSKEKDLLEDACELFEKLQNGVSDIEASTYGLMIQSLCMEKKIDDAMINLKQMMAVGYSPWMITFNKVIQTLCSEDKMIDALLVLGTAYECDRVASRATYSLLIQKLNQHGNMLEACSVYGAALKRGLIPNKRPQQ, from the coding sequence ATGGacctctctctgtctctgatGCCTTCTCCATATCCTGTAAGCTTCAAACTTGTTCAGACTCCCTCTCCATACAGAAGCAGATACATAAGAACCCAACAAGGTAAGCTACTTACTTTCACGACACTTTCATGCTCTGCTAGAAATCTTGCTGATAAAACACACCAGACATCCCCAAAAGATTATGGCTTTCACTCCCATAGTGAAGAACCCAAGTTGGGTTTTGATGAAATTACTCGTAGATTGCATGTACAGAGTTTAGTTGACAAAATTAGAGCTTCGCACACTAGAGAGACAAGTGAAATTCTTGGTATTTTTGAGCAAGATGGTTGCTTTAGAACCATTTCTGAGTTCAATGATCTGCTCATGGCTTTAGTTGTAGCAAAAGAGTTTGATATTGCTTTGAGCTTGTATAATCAAATATCATCTTGCTGTTTAGTTCCTGATTCTTCCACATTTTCTATTGTGATTACCTGTTACTGTGAGAAAAATGATCTGGATGAGGCCAAGAGGGTTTTAGTCCATATGATTGAAAATGGGTTTAGCCCAAGTGTTGCAACAATGAATTTTGTGATCGATTCATTATGCAAAAAGGGTAGATTGCAGAGAGCTTTGGAGGTTTTTGAGGTGATGGGTAGAGTTGGGTCCAAGCCCACTGTTCAAATGTACAATTGCTTGTTGAAGGGTTTGTGCTATGTGGGAAGAGTGGAGGATGCATATGAAATGTTGATGAAGATAAAGAAGGGTGTTGTAGAACCTGACATTTTTACATACACAGCTGTTATGGATGGTTTTTGTAAAGTGGGTCGCACAGATGAGGCGATGGAACTGCTTAATGAAGCTGTGGAGTTGGGATTAATACCAGATGTGGTTGCTTTCAATACTCTGTTTGATGGGTACTGCAGGGAGGGTAGGGCAATGGAGGGACTGAATGTGTTGAAGCAGATGAAGGAGAGAAACTGCATCCCTGATTATATTACTTATAGCACATTGTTACATGGATTGTTGAAATGGGGTAAGACCCGTAACGCGCTAAGGATTTATAAGGAGATGGTGGAAATTGGTTTCGAAGTGGATGAGAGATTGATGAATGCTCTTGTGAGGGGGTTATGCAGGAGATCATCGAAGGAAAAAGACCTGTTGGAAGATGCCTGTGAACTGTTTGAAAAATTGCAGAATGGGGTTTCTGACATAGAAGCTAGTACATATGGGCTTATGATCCAAAGTCTTTGCATGGAAAAGAAGATTGATGACGCTATGATCAATTTGAAGCAGATGATGGCAGTGGGTTATTCACCATGGATGATCACCTTTAACAAAGTGATTCAAACCCTCTGTTCCGAGGACAAGATGATTGATGCATTATTAGTTTTAGGTACTGCGTATGAATGTGATAGAGTAGCAAGTAGAGCAACTTATAGCCTTTTGATTCAAAAGTTGAATCAACATGGCAATATGCTAGAAGCTTGTAGTGTATATGGTGCGGCATTGAAGAGAGGTTTAATTCCGAATAAAAGGCCTCAACAATGA